TCCCCCCTACTACAGGGAGTAGCAatgctttttataaaagtattggTTCAGTCTtccttttacatttatttaaaacataatcatTAGGTCAGCATCATAGCCACTCTTGCGAGATGAATGAATCTCGCGCCGAGCCCACGAGCCCACAAAGGCGTcaagtcaaaataaattaatgctaTAAATAGGTCGGCGAGCGAGTAATGAGTTTGCGATGCTCATTTAAATGTTGGCAGTTTAAAAAGATTTGCAGTGAAAAGCGCTGCCTTTAGTAGACCATCTGGTGAGAAGCCTGTTAAAAAGATCTAGCAGTAAACTCTCCCTTATCTGGCACTTTAATGagatgttattttgtaaaatagcaaaagcaaattaaaaattatgacaatACACTAAAACTTTGTTTAGTGGTTATGAGTATTATTTGGAAGATAGATAAATACTTGTTCGTGATGTACAAAGCTTagatacaatttatattctattGGTTTATTccatttgaaatttttgtaattggtTTTGAATTAAGATTAACAATAAGAGAATTGATGACccgataattaattttgtatgtctTTAACTGTACGAGATACTCTTTTATagaacttataattaaaaacatatttaatgaaaacaaaaaatttatatcagaAGATTTTTGACTTTCATCGTAAGCAAAagctttctattttttttaggacATATTTTTTGGGAAACTTACTTTAGTATTTAGTCTCCTCAGAGGGTTGAGGGAAATGTACGTAATGGATTAAAATATGCTtctggagaaaaaaaaaacagctcgTAGTGTGTTACGATGactttaacatatatttttatttgtcaagtcagttaatgtatatttttaaaaatttagaattgcatgttatttaacattaaatatataatgcaCTCTACATTTGTAAGAATTTGCGTAATTTTCATACAGCATAATATATAGTGTACGTAATATGTATGTGAGCTACGAGAAGGTGTAGCGGTCGTAGCAATCTAACCTTTTAGCTGCCGTATACAAACAAATTGGGGATAGTGTGGGTTCGTTAGTGGCATTGTGTCATAAAATCGATGGCGCTAACCGGGATTTGGGGTCGTAGTGTTAGCATCCATGGAAAAGATTATACGCTCAATCTATTCTGACTTATAATATGGTTTTAATATCCATGTTATAACTAATAATACTATTGTtatctgtaaaaatttatgtaatatctTTGTAATCATTTTGACAGACAAATggtactaaaaaaaatgaaatgaaattttaaatgtagttattataaattacattaaaattttgatactTATATCTCGGCTTGCACTACTTATCACTATggcaataattttcttttcaactGTATCGAATAGAAACAACCTTGATATTCTTTGGACTAGTTTTCTAGACGATGTACATGCAATGTAGATGACCTTTATTATTGTGGGGGTCACTAAATAACGCGGTAAGGTCCCAAATGTTTATGTTGTATAAAGAACCATTAATTCTATCAATATTCTGATGAAATATGTTTcttataagtaattaataagttaatcgTGAGCATGTTATCGCAATTCAAAggttttaactaaaaattgtttaattgctTAACATTGTTAAACAGAAAGATTAACATCGACATGCACgacatattgtaattttaattaaacaagttaACACGTTAAGTTTGACAGTTTTGACAAAGagtattttgtcaaagagtatgttgcaagtaaaaaaaaatttaggtTAGGTAAACGATGATTTcttatataaagatttttttataaaaagataattttataaaacaatcaaatcgaAGAAAAccatcatccatccatcttaattaaagaattataattaaattaatgcttattttaaagtaattttatcagTATCAAGCTGAAAGGGTTAAGGTCGTTTCTCTTTAGATAGAAAAATTGGATTgcttattattaacttttacgTGATAAGTTAAGAATTCTAGATGATTCGTGAAGCTGTTCCAATCTGGAGTACATCGTAAAATTACTATGACATAGTGGAACGTTTGTAAAATTTACCTTTCAAAGATTAAGTTAGGAATTCGAAagagtttattttgaaatgtatttataatttatattgtgtATAGTTTAGAATAAACAATACATGCTCATGTAGTAAGTACGTCATAAAAAATACTCACCTAGTTTATGATGAGTTACGCAAGACGTAACTATATCACTCCTTCCATGCAATTGAAATATATCTATCGTTCACACATTAtgcaaaatatatacatttgtattaaataattaagccTTTTACAAAAACACGTTTCGTTACATCACAGCACTAAAGTCGATTTAACAAAGATATTAGtaatcaattaaatatgttaacgatttatcaaatttaatactgGCCACTAACACTGCCACTGAACTATTGACTTAAATTTTTCTCTAAAAATCGGTAGAGCGTGTTTTTTTTCTCGGTGTGTAACGAAGGCGCGTGTGTCAGTCGAGCGCAGGGCGGGCGGCAGGGCGGCGCGCGGATCTCGCGCATGCGCGGTCTCTGCTACTCGGACACAGTGATGTACTTCGGaattgcaatataataaaaatttaattcgtGTATACGAAACTAGGGTAAATAAGCTTCTGTTGTTTTATGTCTGGTTACTCACACCGTGATCAGAATTAgttcattaaaaagatatgtCTACATAGAAGAGAggtgaattttataatttctttttttttaaacctctAATAATCTGGTTATTTGAATCTTGTTACATATCTGTTCCTCTTTTACTAGAGTGTAATATAATCTATTACTAACCTAAGATTAGTTAAGAAATTTTCAACTAATTCAGATTTCATTTTCTAAGTCCGGCCGGCCCTGTTCCATGGCAATTGCAAAGGCTACATCTACTAGGCGAGGATATTCGAATTATGCCGAAGTCTCCCGAGCCGACCTGTCTGAAAATCTCATCCAAATTATGTTGAGCCTCCAACCCTCCCGAAACTCACCTGCGCTGGACGCAAAGAGTACAGTACACCGGCGCGAAAGAGGTCTTTTATTCTGGTCGTGCCACACTGGGCATGCGCCGAGAAGATGTCGATGGGTGCACAAAATTGAGATGTATGATAACCTGTTTAGAGTGACAACCTTAACAGGCAAAAAACGCAAGGCTTTGTAGCCGTACTTTTTTTGGTAATAGCAATTAagacttaatttatttgaaatttattttggcTATTAtgtaaagaaatgttaaaggggtaaatcaaaaattaagtaatcaaAATACCTAATAAAGTCTTAATCTTCGTATCTTTTAAGGATTCCCGTTTTCCTTTACGATATGACGATTTTGGGTtcaaatttttctatatttaaaggCGTTAACAATAAGCTCTTCTCTTTTTCTTCaggttaaattttttaccGGGTTATTTAACTTAGTAACTTTGAGaaaagaacaatattttttactggaTATGATAAAACGTGTACCTAAAAATAACTGTTACCTCCTTAATACACCTATAATATACCGTTGCCTAAAAAGTATAGGCTTGCGTGTATAGACGACCTTTGGATCTCTGCCAATGCTACCTTCTGACCTGCTGATTATCGGACAAGGCTGAGCGTTCCGAAATTATGTAACGAACTTTTACTCTCCATTGAACTAATGTTTTACCAGTTCAAATGTATATGTTTGATGGATTATTTTGTAGTACGTACGCAGGCCTATGCCCAGTAGTGGACGTCATAtggatgaaaaataataatatacgcATTCTTTTGTATCGAGAAGACAGCAAATGAGGAAGCAGATCATTTGGTGTTAAGTGACCACTACCTATGGAAACTTATAACGATATAACGTGTAGTAACAGACATGTTGCATCTTTGTTCGACTGAAAAATTACTTGGATAATTTAGCCGTACTTCttaacaatgttttctttgtattattgtaattaagataaattaaataaaaataaaatgaaagttttatcttgaaaaaaaagttgtaattttttattaacatgtaaataaatgaagagTATATGTGCTTTAAAACAtggttaattttcatttctacgTAGCTTCTGTACAGTTTCATAGACTTCTTTAAAAGTTTGACATTTCTTTGTTAAAGTTTCCACCAAAGTTGAAACAGCGTagccataaaaataatttttaatagaaattttatatggctTTAGGTTTCTGCGGCCAATCATTGTGGTAaatctgaaataattttactgttaGTTTAGATTCGTAAACCCTTAACGTATCGGATTACTgcattagtataaaataagtgatagaaatttatttaaaatcatattggTTTTCAAACTATGACCTTGCAATTATAATATCCATTTTtagtattaatgaaaaataataaatctttagttgtatacaataataaaaaaatatattaaaacctagattttacccgcgactccgtccgcgcggaataaaaaaaatgcacacaaaataaaaaagttcctatgtccgtctcctagttctaagctacctccccatcaattttcagctaaatcagttcgaccgatcttgagttataaatagtgtaactaacacgactttcttttatataatactagcttttacccgcgactccgtccgcgcggaaaaaaaaaaatagaaaacggggtaaaaattatcctatgtccttttcctgggtctaagctacctgcccaccaattttcagtcaaatcgattcagccgttcttgagttataaatagtgtaactaacacgactttcttttatataatactagcttttacccgcgactccgtccgcgcggaaaaaaaaaatatcaaacggggtaaaaattatcctatgtccttttcctggttctaagctacctgcccaccaattttcagtcaaatcgattcagccgttcttgagttataaatagtgtaactaacacgactttcttttatataatactagcttttacccgcgactccgtccgcgcggaaaaaaaaaatatcaaacggggtaaaaattatcctatgtccttttcctggttctaagctacctgcccaccaattttcagtcaaatcgattcagccgttcttgagttataaatagtgtaactaacacgactttcttttatatatatagatagatatacaAACTTACGATAAGTGTTACTTTGTATAATATCTATGATTTTTTGAGATATACAATATCCTGCGTAGGACACTAATGTAACAGAAGCTACGCTTCCAATAGCTATCAGAACATGGGTAGCGGTCAATAGAGTATTGTCGGTGTTTAGTGTTGTTGAAGGGCTTGATTTTAGAATTCCCGTCGCTTCTATCTTCTTacatgacgtcacaatatCTTCACAGGAAAGTTCCAGATAAGTATCTAACGGGTACACCTTTGCGCAGTCGTTGTCAGTGAAACTAGATGTGTTCCAGCTTTTTAAGtatctgtaataaaatttaaatgctaaTTAAAGTATAGAGTGATCAAATGCAATAAACCAATTATGAACTTCGTCAGTTTACGATCGTACTAGGTATAGTGTGAATTTTAAACCGACATTTATTCTATTTAGGCCTTGGCTATTTTCTCGCCGGGCCATggtgactatgacctagtcattAACTTGGGTAGGCAGGAACACCGAGTTGACGTCGAAAACTTACTTGTACATTGGCACCgggttaattattattattggtcCTAAGTCGTTGCAGGTAGTTTCTTCAAACGCCGTATAAAACTCTCTTTCTTCAATTGCCCACTTCTCAGTCTGATAAGTGACTGTGATGTCCTAAGAACATTGACACAATAATTACAGAAGAAACACTTTGTACTAatgatattgttatctctatttttagAAGTGTATGAGAGGgagtgtaattatttaattaattgtccCAACTGTTGATGCCCACAATTAGGTATCAGAGTATTAAgattgtcatttgtttttgtattattattccCATTAAATTGTGtcgccatttttatttaactaatcgaaaataaaatacagtcaCTAATATAGTACATtagaagattaaaaataaggcTTTTTCTGTTGTCCTCATTCTTTCTAGTTAGTGATGGTAGTGTCACAGAGGGTAGCCGTGCTATATCttcgttttaatattacaaaagttgactttctttttttttgtgtaaatgtttcataataaacattatgtaCATCCCGAAGATCTTTCGCGGTGTTCTCgttaaacaaaaatctttCAACAGACATGAACGATTGAATACGTCGTGGGCAAATGAATCATACCTTTGTTGCATCTGTCTCCTCCTCCCTATATTCCGTAGTCGGTGTAAATTCTTCAGTCAGTGTATATTCTTTACTCGTTGTATATTCCTCAGTCGGTGTACTttctgtatattttgtatattctgTGACTGTTGTATAGTTCAAAGTTGCCttcaacagaaaaaaacatgtttttatgtttaaaacacaTCTGTAAAACAGTCCTTAAAACTAAGTTCACTGACCTCTGTTTCATGTATAATGGTTTCTGTCGTTTTCATTGTACTTGTTGTTATACTTTCGCAACTTGTTTCTATGACGTCACAGGTAAGTTGAAGAAAGCAATCTTCTTGCGGTAAAGTATCAGTGCAGTCGTCAGGTATTTCATGTTTTGATAACGTTTTAAAAGTAGCTGGATCACtaaaaaacctaattatttattacctatttcataaaaatcactCTGCGAAAAGTGAAGGGAGTGGAAGAGCGAAGATTTATGCAGTGGTCGGGTTcatgaaacatattgtcatcactTTCATCCTCGTtgaacaaaacagagacagcaTATGTGTTAATAAAgtgttgtaattaatttgacagttAAAATACCcgattatttttcataacaaatattaacaaaatagagattaaatcatactaatattatgcgaatagatggatggatgtttgtcacAAGGTATCACCgcaacggctcaacggatcttgatgaaatttggcacagatatagaagatagtctggaagaacacagactACTATCTAAGAGTGTTGATAAATGTACTTACATTCCAGGATTAAAGGTATGGTTAGCATAACACGATTTTTCTTCGAAGATTGTATAAAAATCGATGCATTCCAAAGAATTAACAGCTTTTTGCAATATCTAAAATGTAGAACATTCAAAAAAATACGGATatgttattcaaaattaaatgaactattttataattatatgacAACTGTTTAATTCAATATACCATTAACAACACTGCTGTATACATTTGAAGAGTAaccattatttatgtatagtcCTTCACAGCACTTTTTTAACGTCGTAAGATACAACGACTAAACAGTTTAACCATGCGATGTAATATGGTAAAACGAATTGAAAATCCGTTTACAGCAAtagtacaatatatttaatagtctCAATATCCTTGTATTTTTCCTGTTTCATGAGTAATTGTGTAtatagtgttttaaaataatactccTTGCTAATCAAGGAAATAGGCATAAATTGATTCAGCACAAATTTAAGACATccttaattattgttttttttataagacactatcataaaaataataagtagcctatgtgttcctctagactatgttctacatctgtgccaaatttcatcaagatcgcTCGAGTCGTTCCAgaaatatcttcaaacaaacagtcatccacccatccatctaaattctaaacatttctgtttataatattagtaagataaggcAAACGAGCGTCGTTGGGGACATCGAGGTGATCATAgatgcccatggacatctgcaatccTAGTGGAAGTGTAGAttcgttgccggcctttgagaaaaACATACGATTGCTAGATGAAGGACcctaaattgtattaaattctaCTTGACCGTAAGTTCTTCTTAATCGATAGGCTTTATTCCTTCTTAATCATCACAGCAAAGTTTACAATCTAGCATTACGGCGGCTTTGCAccaaatattatgaatatacTTCATATAGAATGAGTAAAATGTACGAATGTTCCGTCATACAGTATCCGTATCATTTCACGCGCAATGTGTTCCGCTTAGATTCGACGTTCGTACTTTCTGTTAACTGTCTGTTAAACTATCGTCAGTccgttagtttatttaatgatcGTTTTATGGTTTTAGCAGATGTCAAATGAAAGAACTAAGTGAAATAACTAagtgaaatgttttaattatgtatattgaaTTGCACCAGCTTGCGTTTTTGTGTTTCCTGCACAATTTgcgtttaaattgaatatttaagtttacttgtttttttatatttctttataattttcgttaagttagttatttatttatttatttataatacagtgtTATCCTTGGAAATACAACTACGtcgcataaaattatttaaaataatttgactgtaggatcaataattattttttaatttaaattaatataaaataaaagtaaataagttaagtttttaacGTATTTGAATATATTCATTGAACATAAGCTTAGTTAACATTATCAAAAAGTTTATAGTTTTTGTGGACAGCTACTTTGATTTTTagaacaaagatattttttgtcgttcattaatttttgaagAAAGTATGTGAgcaattaatgttaattactgTTGTCATTTTCATTATACCATTCTAATAGTAGTTTAGAAGTAGTTTAGAaggtgttaaaataaattacatgcaCCCGAAAAATTCGCCCAACACGGCCAAGTCTAGGACACTCgattttcagttttaactaATGACCGAGAATTCACAAGAAAGGATTAAGGATAAAACTCATTAATATGGATAAAATACTAAGTGTTTAgaggtaattaattaattaggatAATtctagataaaaattaaacgtgCAATGAAAGAATGTAGATGTGCTTTGTCACCaatgcgaagccggggcgcgATGTTAGTAAACTGATATAGGTCGCTAGCACTTGGTTGATAACCCATCACAATGTCCCTGCCTTTCATACAAATCGGTTGCGTTTGAACGTCATCGCATTTCACCAAACGCGACTGGTAGTTCGCGTAATGACTGTGCGTTGTAATCTTTTCAAGATGTTTACGAATTTTGTGCTTTTagctttttttgtttgttgctTTGATGTGTTCTGTGTTGATTCACTCCAGCCTGGGGACCCCGGTGTGTGTGTTGTGCAAACCAGGTCGgtttattgaatttgttagatcacattttgttattgtttattaattatttggtGGATATCtaaatttgtaatgttttatagtgtttgtaaattagtaaatttagTGTTTCGTCATAGTACATTATAAATGGAAATGATGATCGTAAAGtacatgttaaattttattttgtcattgAATAGTCttggaaaaaaacttaatctttCTGTTTTTTGGCATTTTGAAAATGCTGTATGTTGACTGGAAAGTGTGAATATTCGTGAATGTGTtcttatctttgttttgtttataattttagagaGAAGTctgttttagtttaaaataacattttataattcttcTCATTTTGACTATTTCAGCTATAAAAATTGGAGATGGAAGACATTTAATGCGCAGCTATACAAATGGTGTGGCAGAAAGAGATGTGTCGAGAAGAGAAGGAGAAAAGAAGTGAGTTTGAGTtatccatttaaaataataggtCTGCAGACGGTtaccgttttattttattaatttgcgGTTTTCCATATTTTGGCATGATGTCAtcgttgaattatttttttttttaattagaaatatacAGTAAGATTACTATTGCTTACTATGGGCACGATCATTAGATCTTTTTAACTGACTTCAAATACAAGAGGTTTACAATTTATCTGTATTGATTTTGAACTAGTTTTTTTCATTCttccaaatatatttctaatgtAAATCACTGTATCAAATACCAAAAAACATACACGCAGATACACTTTATTTGTATACTTAAATCGTGGTTTGTGAAGACAACAATTTTTGCCCTTTGcctttatcttattttaataaatatgcacTAACCATAGAATTAATGCTAGTAGCGAAGGAGAAAGGATGTTGATAGAGATGCGCTGGGGACGTGCCTATAGAACTGACTAAGGTTCTGCATACACATAACCGGAACCCCCTACGCGACTGGAATTAACATTACTAATCAGATGTCGGGAACTTAGGACAGGTTTTGaataacgagttaatgcccttTTCGATTTACTATTGTTAACATCACTGTGACTTACAGACGACTGTGATGATGTTGAATGCAAATGAAagcttcttttaaaaatatctacttCTGTATTCTTTTGTAACTATTCCTCAATTCAAAACTGATtgaaaagtattattaaacattcacataaaattGGTGAAGTTGAACTAGTTATTAAAACGCAAGCACTATTGGTACAATTTCATAGTTATAAACAGTTAATCTTGTTATAAACAGCTGTGTTGATGAGGGGTGGTACAGAAATTTTTGAACTGACTTCTATTTTGAtagttaaacatattaatttaataatcgaTAGTAAGCTGACGCCAAATTCGACTAATTACTTGGATGTTTTTTCCAGACCTTCATGTTGACAAAGAATCAGGCGGTCTGCTGCAAGGGGTGGGGCTACCAAAGTGAGGACGATAGCTGTGCTCCTCTCTGCAGCACCGGCTGTCTTGGTGGCCGCTGTGTTGCTCCTGACCGCTGTCACTGCGACGCGCCCGCGCGCCTCGACCCCGTACACGGCAACGTATGCCTGTTGCCCGTCTGCGATCCGCCCTGCCGCAACGCCCACTGCGTCGACAACAACACCTGCGAATGCGACGCTACTTACGTTAGGCACAACGCTACGCACTGTTACCGTTGCGATCCGGGGTATGCCGTCGATGAAAATTTCACCTGCTCCCCCATCTGCGACCGACCTTGCGCCAACGGACAATGCATCGGACCAAACATTTGTGGGTGCCCCACCGGTTATACGCTTAAGGATACGTTTACATGTGAACCGGTTTGTGAAAACACTTGCATTAATTCAGTTTGCACCGCTCCAAATGTTTGCACATGTTTGGAGGGTTATACTGAAGTTAACAGTACTTGCATTCCGCAATGTGACTCTTGTGATCATGGCCAATGCGTTGGACCAAATGTTTGTGTTTGCGATGCCGGGTACACAAATGGGACCAGCGGTTGTGTGCCAGCGTGTGACCAGACTTGTGTGAACGGGGTCTGCTCGGCGCCAAATGTGTGCTCCTGTATGGAGGGCTACGTCAAAGACGATGACTTCAGATGTGTGACACCATGCCCCAAGGAGTGTCCGGGCGGCTGTGACGACGACGGAACATGCCTCGACTGCAGCGTCCCATTTCGGTACGTTTATgacatgtatttattttgccTTCTTATGTCTGTGTATTGGTTAATATTAGGAAGAACGAATCACCTCGTTCATAATCGCTACGTTTTATCCTACCtataaatgataaagtaaagaaaatgaTCTTAAATTTCGTAAATGTATCTTTTGCtcttatgatttatttaatttagagaCAAATTGTACTGAAAATTTAGCATCCTTTGTTTGATTCAAGTTAGTACACGAGCGAGATGTGCCAGAATAATCCCGTAATTTCAATACTGCTTGTAGCATATCTcaaaacatacataataattctaacattggtagacgccagcaacaacaacatctgttgcacgaattggccggctcgcccgggaAAATGTCACGACtaaacagaagacagacgttaAGTGTAAGAAatttcgcgtttcgtctgtTGAGGGAGGTGtcggaggcttaattttagtcttctttcccttcccatccttttcttatatggaAAGGATGGAAAAGTGAAGTGGACCTGTCGGAATAGACAATGCATCGGAATGGgaaacattttctattttcccttcctccatcgattagaggtaggcaacgcatctgcaattgcagatgtctattcAGGTCATgtcgaattcaggtggccgttcgCTCGTTTTCaccttatcatataaaaaaaccgaAAATAAGCAAGTTCCTGGCACTTTTAACTATAGCAAGTTGTACGTTTAAATTGTTAGGCCGTCATTGACATTGTTTGGCCCGGCGATACTTAGTGCGTTCGTGCGATACAATGAGATTGCGTGGGCAACGGAAAGCGAATCGTCCCTATATTGATAGCGCCAGAGCAGGACGCGGTACACTCATTTGCAATATTACTCATCCGCTCACTAGAGACGCgacgatttttatttacctattctttaacaattttatttcatatatttttaattttccaataGAATGGTTAAGATTACggtagtttaaaatattaagacgaAAGATTATATCCATTATCTGTTTTTAGGGTTTTTCTTAAACAAGAGCGTGAGTAAAAATCACATTTACTAACACacaatttaaactatttatctGATTAATGAAACAGTTAAATGTACGTGATTATCTATAACAtccaagtaaataaaaatcattatattttttttgatgagATTTATATCTGAATCAGTAGTACTTCTTATTGTGGCACGGAGTATACATTCTGAGTTATCATGCTCGTGCGCATTGCCTCCGTGACGTAATACGAATGAATGATCGATGTGAGTGATGTCGGCCAATTGTACGACAAAAgagaatatatttatgataatttatgacgggttatttttaacaatgaatTGGTTTTGTTGCAAACATGCATTTGTACAATATACAATAGCAAAGTTTTATCAGATCTTGTGTGAGAATAACACTGGAAatctatatactcgtatataaaagaaagtcgtgttagttatattatttataactcaagatcggtcgaactaatttagctaaaaattgatggggaggtagcttagaaccagggaacggacataggataatttttaccgcgttttctattttttattccgcgcggacggaggcgcgggtaaaagctagtattgtttaaaacaaagatttgtaatttgtttgtGGGTTGATAGCAAAGATTAGAGCTTTCTATTTAGCGTATCTAATATGTCTTGTGATTTcgattttcattataatactTTGAGTTCTctgaattaacttttttatagtatGTTACTGTTATAATCATTCGGCAATACAAAACTTTCCAAATtagaattaataatgaaatcaaCAGGAAGTTCACGGTTCTACAAAGTTCTATGATGCAattatttgttagttaaatgtaaaataacatattgtttgtttgtttattgcacATTATGAAAGATATTTTCCTTTGCATTTGTGAAGCTCATTTATGAAGATATTCCTGTACTTCCTTTAATATATTGCAACCTTTTAAATGCATAGTTGTcaatcgatggctcctacaaATAAAGGCCAAtttgcaaattgacaactttacaatagtctctcaaagtttcaaccatgtAGGAAAAGATGCCACATACGCCCTTTTACTTAAGCATAAAGACACGTTTACACTTGTAAATATATctttgtgtttagtgcatattgttaatattagaCTAAGGGGTAGCTTTTAACTGTTACTTTGgtccttatacataggacccatcgcaatgtttatatattcctactgaaaataaaaagatagattttttaattgatttaaaatccTAATTATAATCTTCACTGTTTGATTTGCAAAACGCTAAACTAAGAACTAAAGCGAAGCTAAGCGACGAT
The Papilio machaon chromosome 8, ilPapMach1.1, whole genome shotgun sequence DNA segment above includes these coding regions:
- the LOC106720236 gene encoding uncharacterized protein LOC106720236 gives rise to the protein MVTLQMYTAVLLMILQKAVNSLECIDFYTIFEEKSCYANHTFNPGIDPATFKTLSKHEIPDDCTDTLPQEDCFLQLTCDVIETSCESITTSTMKTTETIIHETEATLNYTTVTEYTKYTESTPTEEYTTSKEYTLTEEFTPTTEYREEETDATKDITVTYQTEKWAIEEREFYTAFEETTCNDLGPIIIINPVPMYKYLKSWNTSSFTDNDCAKVYPLDTYLELSCEDIVTSCKKIEATGILKSSPSTTLNTDNTLLTATHVLIAIGSVASVTLVSYAGYCISQKIIDIIQSNTYHLPQ